The DNA region tgcaacGAACACttctgccagaaaaaaaatataacagaATCTGAGTTTAAGATTCtacgtctcatttaaaatttggccaaagaTAAACCATTTTACATTGTGACTAATCATCTGATAATCATATATAAGCTTTACCTCTGCACTTACCTCCTTAAACagatgtatgtatatgtatgcagaatgaacaggcaacaggacaagattttTGTTTGTAGTTCGAGTAATACTGACCAATCATGTGTGAGTAGGCTTTGGTTGCATGTAGGTAAACAGTCGCGGTGGAGAGAAAAACAGGTGGAATACATCATAAATCCAATTTTGGAATCAATTGGCTATCATCTGACACATATCTGGCTtttagctgttgttttttgGATTTCATATGtgaatatctgtttatagagattagctgaAATGTTGTCTTGACCTAAACACCTATAAAAAGTTGCTTATTGGACTGTTGAAAATGACTGGTGCACAGAAGAGGTAGGCTCGGCCCTGATTACTATTATCCATTTTCTTAATTAAGTGCTGGCTATACCAGAGCCCCGAAATATTACCTGTTACCCCCCAGAGGCTAAATCATCGTCAGACCAATAGCTGATGTGTTTTGAGATTCCCCCTGCACAGAATACAAATGCTTTATTTTTAAAGGTGTTACCAGTGGCTACAAGTGGCCATGCTGAAAGAGAGACAAATCACTACCATTACCTGAAAGACCTCTGtcgtctctgctgtgttttggcAACTTAAGTGTTTCTGTTACAGTTTAGAGACTGTACAGGTCAGGCAAAGTCAAACATCAGTCAGAGCAGCAGCTCCCACAGCTGAAGCCCAGAGTAActtgtgtgttttcacagtttttatTGTAAGGAGGAATGCCATTGATTATCCATCAATACCTGTCAGCTCGTTTACCTGCACTGCAGCTGTTAAGCCCCAGACTTGGCTGAAGTGAATCAATGTCCACGCTGTAGGCACAGTGGAAAATATGAGTCAGTTTCTAACACATGGGTCTTGCAGGCAAAGGTAGTGTCCTTAAAATAGACCTGAGGAGAATTGAGTCATCTGAGCCAAACAAAAGAGCCGTACTGAGGGGGAACAAAAGGctttctgacattttgatttgtcTGCTGGTGATTCTGTCTCATTAATGAAGCTGTCTGCACTGTGCTGGGCTTTTAAAGGGATTTTTGCTGCAATTGTGACAAATTGTGGAGTGAAAGACATCAattgttttcttgtgtgtgtgtgtgtgtgtgtgtgtgtgtgtgtgtgtgtgcaggatatGAAGGATCAGTTGTCCAGCCCTTCTGCTGTGGCTcaggcagagaagaagaacagagaGGTTGGTtgacatttaaacacacaaaaacacacataaggAGCCCATACAAAACGCATACACTTTACTGgataaaatgtaattaatgaAAGTGAAATCCTTCATACAGTGCCAATGATACAGTGTAAGTTTTAGCACCGGGACCAAAATAATACTTGATGTGTCACGGAGCCCTGGTGGTCTAAGACAGTAGattgtataaaataatagatgtagccactgtgacgtcacccattggtttgtgtactcctgttttgaaaatgccaaacttgaaggCCAGCTTGAatttctggagccagaagtgaccatatttggacaagaaggTGGTGATAACCCTAACACTAGCTACTAGCTTGGTTAGCTCAGTGCATTTATAATCTGTGAGAGagataatgctaatttttgctagccaaaaaaacaggcttaaaaccatttaaacaaaatgtacttacccaaaaaaactgaacatctgactcCTTGAAGCTCATTTATTCTCCCTTTACGTATGAAGACAGATATGTCCATTTCAGACGTTGTACACGTCACTGCCCTCCTACTTCCGTGCGTCCCATGATGCATCCTTTATGGCATAGATACAGTTAATAGATGGCACATGATGGCAGAGttaaaagtttcacacaacagcaaacaaggcagaggtggagggggttgtaatattgtacatttaaacagaggcagtgttgtagaCGGTGGAGGTCTGTGGGGCCACTGTATATATTCTGACATGTGGGCGGAGAATTTTTTACACTAATGTCACTATATATTATGATTCGTTCCGTTCCgccattatttaaatgtctttgtctTCTCTTATGGTCATACCTCTCTTGAAATACGCTACACTACCTCCACAATTTTTCCGGTGGTGCTGCTTAGTTTGTCCCTGTCCATAAGCATTCAGAAAATGAACTCAGAGTGTGGACATTAGGCTCCGTCCCTGTCTTCATATCTTAAGCTGAGCATAAATTagcccttaaagggatagtgcacccaaaaatggaaattcagccattatctactcacccatatgccatgggacggaggctcaggtgaagttttagagtcttcACAACACTTACGGAGATCCGAGGGGGAAGTGGGTaacagcacaactgcacacctaatggctgacggcgccccagattcagacgtccaagaacacataattgaaaccacaaaatatctccatactgctcgttcgtagtgatccaagtgtcctgaagccccgacataaaaagttgtttggaaaaatgtcatttaaactctgtttttagcctcactctagcctgtagctctgactgcttctctgtacaCTGCGCTGACGTGttgcgcttgcgcgagaccgtgagacatgggcaccaccTTCATCCTCttcacagagaggcagttagagctacaggctacaatgaggctaataacagagttcaaatgatgtttttccaaacaactttttatgtcagggcttcaggacacttggatcactacagacgagcagtatggagatattttgtgatttcaattatgtgtttttggacgtttgaatctggggtgccatcagcctgcattaggtggagttgtgttgctaccccctctccccttggatctccacaagggatgtgaggactctaaaacttcacctgagcctccctcggcatatgggtgagtagataatggctgaattttcatttttgggtgcactgtccctttaagaaggtcttttagtacaaccaaatgccgaacaagactttttaggtgaccaaaatGTTCCAGTTAACTTTcttgaactgaaaacacactgaaatagtgacAGCAACAGCTACGCCTATACTCTGAGAACCTGGAGTTATTCCATGGTTACGTAACCTAACCAACATTGTCGTTGTGGTAGCAATTTGTCAGTggatggcacccacctgtcactcaaagtggcaaCTCCATAAGTATGCTAACTTTCAGCCTTAATAGCATTTAAACTGGTGAGGTATGTAAAAATTcgcccctgtacagttgtcatgaaaggggatATTAGcgatagagaccaaaactattttctgtaccaggctgtaaacatttttatttatgctgtTAAGTTaggtattttaacatgggggtctatggggattgactcttgttttggagccagccacaagtggccatttgaggaactgtagtttttggcacttctgcgttggcttcattttttagccttaTCTAAGACGCATAACACATAACTGCAATATCCTTGTCTCAAATCTGAACAGAGGCTCTGTATCATCCCCCTCTCCATGTGTTTCCTGTCTGCCTCTCTTTGAAGTAACTTGTcattatgagaaaaaaatcagctgaAGTGTTTCCTGTCATTCACATTTTCAGGggctttttctgttgtttgttttaagtcATCTCGTGGTTTTTGACAGCTTGACTGATTCAGTCATagcatattttaatttatctttCACACCTCAGCTGATGCGTCTGCAGATCACTCTGACACATTTTCAtctgatgaagaaaaaaaagcagattaTTTCATCCTCTCATGATTTGGAAAGTGTTCTAGTCAGTAGCAGCTGTAAAGCTCAAGCGAACCATCAGACTCACATTGTTCTGACCACAGGCCCACTTTTACaactataacacacacactctttttcCTGCTAACCCcatttcttgtgtgtgtgtgtttgttcaggcTCTGCTGACCTCATCAGGCCAGGACAGGTCAACGGGACTGGAGGCTCATCTGGTGTCTGCAAACTCCAGATACATCCAGGAGCAACAGGAACAGCAACAGgtagagaggggaggagaataTAGATGTAGGAGATATAACAAACATAATGGGGCAGACAAAGAAAATGAGTGTTTGGAggcaagaggaagagagagaaggtAGGAAGGAattaagaaaagaagaaaacaaaggtTTGATTAAGAAGATACAAAAATTATTTTGTAGGACTGCCtgcaactaagaattttcctagtcgaccaagaCTCGTCATTTAGggtcattagtcgactagtcgcctgcatgtttacagtattaatgtaattattaaattatatattttggtggtttgagttgaaagaatagtatcagtaacattgttacactgtgctacattacagagaaatacaaaaccgtactaatgaaccttcattaatataggcctatattttatctccaagtgcacgtcacacactgagcgagccgcctgttaatgacgctgtgggctaatgggcatgtagctacttccatgtttcagatgatacgtcatgtttgtagtcgaccaatgaagatgagtatcaccttgggttcgtccttcaccttctcaaaatgatcccacactttggatttcctgtccgacatgttattaactagcctgtggaataaccgcaggtaacGTGAgttttgattcattttgacGAGGCGCAGCTCCTAGTGgagtttcacattttttaattaagatttgctttgtttttctgcGACTCATTGACCAATTagatcttgccgactaatgacctttctggtcgactaatgtttggtctACTTTTAGGGGGCAGCTTTACTATTTTGCATTTTTAGTTTGTTAAAGAATTCAACTTGACAAGAGAAATTTAAGTCAGACAGGAggattattttaaaatgttcctCTACATtgctcagtgtttcccctactgTAGGTTGACTGCTTTTGCCTAACAGAAGTAAACATTTGTTCTACCACCTGACACCACACCAATTTCTGTTCTCAGATTTAACACTTTGAagtttttttcaatatttaacAGTTAGCCTTCTTTCTTAGGATACTTAGCAGTTATTTATTAGTTTTCAAAATCCACAGGAACCAGTCTTCTCATCGGGATAGACATGATCCTCTGCGCAGTgctaatttaaaaagaaagtaTGTCACTTATAAAGCACGTTCACCTGTTACTTCTGTTATTTCCTTCTTGGTGGTGATACCAGGAGTTGGGGTTTTTGTTAACAAAGAGAACAGTCATTGTGAAACTGCACCTCGATCTGTTTTAACTGAACATTCTCTGGTCGAGCACAGCATTATCTTTATGTCACCTGTTAACTGACTTTAAGACTTTAGATCACACACACTGGACTGTCCTGCTTTTCATTACAGACATGTGAACTAACCATAGACACCTCATTTGTGAACTCACAGTGGTGCACTGCAGCTGTTTATAGTATGTGACTACAGCAGAATGACTTCCTGGGAAACACTGTGGttactttgagttatttttggCAGAAaaaagttgggttttttttttggtcgtGGCGGGGGTTCCCGTTGTGTACAGTGAAAGGGGAAACACTTGTActaatgtgcattttttaaacatttgaaattGTGTAATGCAGTTGTAAAATGAGACTTCTCATGAACTCCCATGTGGGAGCATCCTAACTGTCAGGCTGAAACTTAAAAAGgttgtcagtttgtttttattaggtCATGTTGACAGATGAGGAGGACGGTTTGATCATAGGATCACATTGAAAGAGAGCGGAGGACTCCCGCTGTAGTCCCTTTATGAAGACGAGGCACATGAGATTTTCGTCTGCTCTATAAAGTATCACGCTGTGAATGAAGTGACTGAGGGTTAAATGCAGGTGTGAAGTTCAGTGTCATTGTCAGAGAGTGTGAGCTGTTGGTTTCTATTTCCTGTGGTGTTGAATGACGGAAATATTTCTTCACACATCCTGTGTCAGGTTGTGGCTTTACTAAGAATTAGATAAACACAGTGCTCATTCACATCTTTAATTTGATGACAGAAGAGTTTATTTCCGCTCTTGTGGAGTTccattagctctgtcaacagtgtgagtgtgtgtgtgtgtgttcagtaaaACAGGTGCAAATTTTAATGCTATTGATGCAAAAATAGAGATGAACTAAAACTGTATTTTGCATAGATAATTAACGTACATTAAggataacatttcaaaatgtaTGGGAAATGATGCAAAACGCTGAGGATGAAGagtaactctgtgtgtgtgtgtgtgtgtgtgtgtgtgtgtgtgtgtgtgtagctgatCATGCAGGAGCAGGATGAGCAGCTGGAGTTGGTGTCAGGCAGCATCAGAGTCCTCAAAGACATGTCGGGACGCATTGGGGATGAGCTCGATGAGCAGGCTGTGTGAGtgttctgtacacacacacacacacacacacacacacatacacgtgcaTACCATTCGTTACCTTAATTGACTTTGAAAAACATCTATTTTAGTCATAAAGTGTAGCTCAATGAAGTCAAGTCAAATCAGCAAATGCAAACAATAGATGCTCAGGatgatttaaaatgtgtctggaaCTTAAACACAGTCAGTATTTCTCTGGTTAAGGAGACACATACATGTAATACTGAATCATTTTCAAAGCATAAAAATAGCTCTTCCCCTTGTGATTACTCCTTTTGAATTTGAATCTGTTTAATGGACTGTGCAGTTTTTCAGTGAGCTAAAACAACAATGGTAAACACCAAGTTCGGTCATGTTTTGGTGTTAGTCTCTCAGAGAGGTTAAATTATTTGTTTATCAATCAATTAGCCAGTAGGAAGAAACTCACCAACTATTTTTataactgattaattgtttgtgattttttttaagaaaaaacaaatcataCTCTGGTGTCTAGCCTCTTAATTGTCAAGATTTGCTGCTTGTCTTTAGCCCTATTCTCTCAGGACTGGTATTACCTGGGGACCTCTGGTAATTTGATTAATGGCAGAGGTTGTCTGTGATCTTAATCCCATGTGAATCTGCCATGTCTGTAATTTGTCAAGTAAGAATTCCACCGCAAATTACCTACCATATTTTGCATAACACAGAGGTTGTGTGACAATATTAGTACAACGGGAATTGCCATCTCTGGAATTTGGTGTCATAATtaggatttcttttttctttgcgTCTCGTTTTTGCCTCTTTCCTGGTCAGGCGAGTTACGGAGGATGCAATGGCAATTATACATAAAGGTTGTGACCACATTTTGGGCACAAAGGACTCATCTTGCTACACAGCAGGGAGACCTGCTTGCAGAGAGAGcaagttaaaaaacaatcaGAGGAGCGAAATCTGAAAAGATGATGAGATGGATGACGTGACAAAAAGTGGCAGAATCAGTCCTGTTTGTTTAACCTACATTTAAAACAAGTAATGGGGTTTCAAAGCCTTGAAGCTGTCCTCGTTGCCATGGTACACGTCCAAATTAGTATTCAAAtgctttgatttttgttttatttttacatcactGAGATGATGGAAGAAACTGAAAAGAAGGTGGCTAGTGTTCACAGTGCAGTCATGGAGCCCCACCTCAAGGGTGAGACAACATGTGGACGGTTATCCGCTGCTGTAGTGAAGCTGCTTTGCGTCTAGTGATGAGGCCCAAGCTGCGGCGGTCTGAGTTATTAATAACTCACAGAAACATTGCTCTTCCGTCTTTCTCACACGCACATGGAGCGGTGCGAAGTCCCACTAGAGTTGGCTCGGGTGCAGGTGGTTGATTTGGGTATATGAATATGATTGATTAAGTCCTGTTACATTCCTTCAAAGCTTTGATTATTCGCTTCAAATTATCACTGAAGCCCCTAAAATGGTTTTCGGTATAGCCCTACTTAGCGCTGTACATCACCACTAGTAATGTTGTGTagtgtttctgttttatgtAGAGTGGAGTTACAAATGACTGCACATCATAGTAAGTTTGAGTACAATATAGACTTCACCTGTCCTGTGGGAATGCACCATATGAAACACAGATGGAGAGGGGGGATTCATTTCAGAACCATATGAGGTCTCCAGGTAGCACTAAACCTGTGCAAATAGGGCTTCACATGATGATTATTGTGCTGATCATTAGTGATTACTTGAACTATCAATGCCCATCAAGGGACTGGTGTTGGAAATTAGCTTTGGCTTTTTACACGTGTGCAGTACATTGGACactgcttctgctgctgtcagtgtttctctgtACTTGCTCCttagaatgaaataaactaataataataataacaacatgatATTAAACAGAATATATTTGGAACTTGGACTGCTGGTCAGACCAATTTAAAGATGTCACTTTGGGTTCAGGAAATAATGATCAAATTTTGACCAAATGCTCAATTaaacattgaaaaaaataatcacaaaatatatttaagtttAAGATATTCGTATGTAATGATCCTAGTCCTTTaccataaaagaaaaaggtgcaTCTTTTCAGAGATGTCATCGTACACCAGTGAGTGTCCACATACCACCTTCACCTGAAAGCCTTTCTCTCAGCTCTCACAAGGAATTCTGGGAAACAGGAAATCATAATTGAAGTAGAGCACTAACTCAGAGCGTTAGAATCCCTTTACTGCTTAGTAATAAGAATTTTAATGACCAAGTCTGAATAATGAAGCATTTTTACAGCCAGTTGGTGCTTTGGACCTCATttcctgtattttatttttcatttttatgcctttttaattaagtgttgtgatcatttctCCAGAGGACAACTGTGGACGTAGAGCTGAACATCCTTGAGTTTTTTAGTTGTTAATTTATTTGGTCTAAATGGTCTCATAAATGTTTACTGTTACTGTCCAGGAGGCAGGTCgagaattatttttgtttattgtaatttaattttgtctccACTCCTTTCACAGCGGCTGTCAGTGAACAGCAACAGTTACCAAACACACAGGGCTGAGCAGGAGAAACACacttatcatcatcatctttaaagCAGTTTGTTTAGCACCAAACTTAAGGCAAACTTTACATCTTTAGCCCCACCACTGGCTCTATGAGTGGCAAAATTGTCTGTATATCTGTTTCAGCCAACACTTTAATATTGTGGGATGTAATAAACACTGTGGCCTTCAGTGGTGCTGGCAGTCCTTTAGAAGTCTAGTTacgtttttccacattcagacCACATTTCTCCTCTCGTAATATCCTGTCGAGCTACAAATGTCTGCCACGGTCAAGGATCCCAAGGCTTCATCATAGTAATTGGTTTCAGTGGCTAAATAGATTTTCAAGTACATGGAGGCTGAGTTGCTAATGTTGgccacaaaatatttatttttaaaaagtagaaaaatgAATGTGAATGATAAGCATTCATGAAAGTGTCTGGTGCTTTTGCTGAAAGTgtccacagtgatgtcacagtctgATGAAATGTTCGTGTGCTCCTTTTGGTGTTCAGCATGTTGGGCGATTTTGGAGACGAGATGGACCAGACATCATCCCGGATGGATTCCGTCCTAAAGAAGCTGGAGAAGGTGTCCCACATGACCAGCAGTAAGTCTAATAGTATGAGTAAGAGGCTGCCTGCGAACAAACGGCCAAAGCTTTTGAAAGTgtggattcattttttttttaattaactctGTCAATTCCAGGCTTATAGCGGATTCATTGATAACTTCCTGTGTCATTCTCCAGCCATGTCAAGAGCCTCAATGTCATTCTGGACAGCACTCTTTGATTTGAACCCTGCATATAAAACATTACCCAGACTTCTTTGTTCCACCTCCACAACATTTCCGGACTCCGCCCATCACTGTCCCAGTCCAGCACTTAAGTCTTGGTCCACACATTTGAAACACAGTTCTCTCTGGCCTTCCCACAAAACTCTTTAACAAgcttcaaatcattcaaaactctgctaACCGCATCATTACCTGCACCAAATCATCcgaccacatcacccccattCTCATCCAGCTACACTGGCTCCCTCTTCAGATTACTAAAACCTTCCGCTCACCTTCAAAACCCACCACAACCCAGCCCCCACTTACATCTCtgacctcctctcctcctccctgtgcTCTTCTCTTTTGGTCTCCTGACCATCCCCACCTCACGCCTCATCACCATGGGTGCCAGAGCTTTCAGCTGCACTTCTCCCAGGTTCTGGAACTGCCTACCCCCACACATTAGACAACCTGACAGCATAACATCCTCAAAACCCACCTATTCAAACTGGATTAAGCCCTCAAACACTAACTGTACCCTCTGCCTCCAATTTTAAACTGTTAGTGATTTTATCTCAGCGACAATATGTCTGCCCAATTCACATTTCTTGTTCTGTATGTTTATTATGCTCTGTAAGGCGACCTtgggtgttttgaaaggtgccttttaaatgaaatgaattattattattattaaaccaATGAAAAGCAGAACTTTGCACAAAGAGTAATACACTGTCCTAAAgtctgtgaggaaaaaaaaaaagaaaaatgttgtcGGGGTAATTAATGAATATTTTAGTTACCTGGAATACACAATATGTACAGTTTCCTTTGTCAGCTATTTCCATAGTCAGTTTTGGTGAAGCTGATCTTTCTGTCTGGTTTCCATTGTTGGAATGAAACTGTTAGTACATAGATGATCTCAATAACTTCAAGTGAACCTTGAGTGTAGACTTTTCATCACAGTGTAATTACACAGGTCATCCAGATCACTACTTTATTAGAAAATGTCCTGTCCAGCCACTGTTTCAGCTACTAGTAACGCAGTTACTGCAAAGACATTTTGTTTGGTAACTGGGGATACAAAGCATCAAGCtagaaggaaaaacaaaagtgctgtcCTCTTCCTATTTTGGTTGCGCAGTGGTTCCTTATGTGCCGTAAATCAAGCCTTCCTTTTCCCGGATGATCGTACACAGTGGCAGACAGTTGCACAGTGAAAGCGAAGCTTATATGAAACCAGTCTAACCACATTGTCATTGCTCTGTAGTCATTGCCGTGTGTAATCAGATTGACCTTATAATGATAGAAGAAGTGTACTATTTCCACCGTGAACACTGCTCTGTTTCTGAACATCTTCAGTCactgaatgtttattttctgctttGGAAAATAGTTTGACAGTTcaggaaatatgcttattccCTTTTGCCAATAGTtagttaaaaaaatcaaaactggTCTCACGTGTTTAGCTTTAGtcagcagctagttagcttagcgtAGCTCAAATACTGGAAGCAAGGGAAATTGGTTAGCTTGGTTCTGTCcaaaggttaaaaaaatcaGCAAGCAGTCACCTGAAAGCAAATAAGTATATTacccaaaatatcaaaaaagTCTGGAGATTGCGTAATATGGCCGCCACAAATTCCTTTCTTTATGCCGCTTTGCTTTTTTACACATAACCAAAGAACAACGGCACAACGGCCATCAAGCCAAAGCGGGCGTGACACGTAACACAATTGCGTCAGCCTCCAGTGTGACATAAAACCAACTTGTCTGCAGCACTTAATGAGcaataacatggcaataacaatcatttacgtCCCTGTTATTTGGCGGtcgatctcgtcctctgctctgagggtAAGGAGCAcccggacctcattgttttccaaaCTTGCATACATTTTCAGTTGCTGTTCCTCTTcttcgagttagctgctaactgctattagctgcattttaaatctcccacaggTGGGTTGCACACATCTAAGTCGTAAAAACAGGTCACACCTCTCCTATTCATGGTCCCGTCTTGCCAGCTATTCCTTTTACACAGACTTCTGTTTCGGCGCTGTTATAACCGGTGTTATCGTACCTTTAATGACGAACAGCAAGGCAAAATAATGGTACAAAATCCCGCCTTGAACAGGAAGTGTAGAAGGGGCTAATGGAAATAGTCATTAGTCTCAGCCTGAGTTTTAAGTGCTAGttgacttgcttgagtttcatGAAGATGTTTTACCTCTCATACAAGAGACTGTACGATCCAGCATTAAacattaccatgacctggatgactgagaatcttcaccaacatctCTCAGCCTGAGTGTATTTCATCTAAAGATCTCCCCTCCTGTGTTCTTCAGGTCGGAGACAGTGGTGTGCAATTGGCGTGCTGGTCGCCATCATGATCGTGgtcctcatcctc from Epinephelus fuscoguttatus linkage group LG3, E.fuscoguttatus.final_Chr_v1 includes:
- the LOC125885792 gene encoding syntaxin-10 translates to MSIEDPFFVVKGEVQKALSRARSLFDRWEELLQEGTQVSRDELDWSANELRNCLRAIDWDLEDLSETISIVESNPGKFRLGDNELQERRDFVERTRKSVQDMKDQLSSPSAVAQAEKKNREALLTSSGQDRSTGLEAHLVSANSRYIQEQQEQQQLIMQEQDEQLELVSGSIRVLKDMSGRIGDELDEQAVMLGDFGDEMDQTSSRMDSVLKKLEKVSHMTSSRRQWCAIGVLVAIMIVVLILFFAL